Below is a genomic region from Saccharomyces eubayanus strain FM1318 chromosome XV, whole genome shotgun sequence.
ACACGAAAATGATCAAAAGAAcgaaagaacaagaaacagAAACGATTTTAGTCAAGATAAATCAATGCTTAGTTTATCCGCTTCGGCTGTCATATTGACAATATGGATTGAAGAAGGGCTCGATTCATTGCTAAACGATAACCAAGTAGTACTGAGATTGCGAATTGccaaactttttttattaaatgACTATGTAGTTGGTACAATGAATATATAGCTTTCCACAATACTGCTACTGTAAGAGCTTTTCGTTTTTCCGGATACGCCGAGTGTAAATCTCTTCCTTGCCATCctgattattattatcattattgttattgttattcgTAATATATTAGTTATATAGAAACTGCAACTCCAGACCCTGAATCATAAGCAAAaccatcattatcattttccTTCGTTTCCATTGACTTCGTGTACCAATGGCGAACTATGTACTTTTCTTCTGTATTCAAGAACTATGTCTCCCTGTGATTTCCAGTAAAGTGTTCTAACGGTGCTTAGCGTCATGTCATTATCCAACACTTGGCCCTTGCATAATAGATCTAACCATATATAGGGTTCAATTTTGGCTTTCATTTCAGGGGTCTTCGTCTCGAACCTATCAGCAACGTATAGTttgatcttcttcactCTGATCATCCCAGGCGCAACCAGTTTAACATTGGCCTCAGATATCTTAGGTAAATCCGTGGGATTTAGTTCTTGCTCATTTGTCTTTGAACGTCCAAACTTTAGCATATTATGGAATTGTTGCTGTGTTGAAGGAGAAACAGTACCGTTACCATTCCCTACACTACTATCGCTGCTGTCATTGGTGGAAGATTCTGTTGAATCTGGACTATTGgtatctttctttttgttttggcCACTATCATTTGTTTCGCTTGCACCAACGGCAGACCATGGCATGATTAAGAAGTTCAGCTTTGGTTGCTCTTCTACCGTCTTAATATCCCTAAATAAAGCCTTGGCGAACCAGTAAGGTAAATTTTCCTCCagttgttcaaaaatttgcCTTCTGTTTAACCGGTTCCCCAACTCACCATCAATTTGTTCATACTGTCCTAACTTATCGTCGTCTAcagtttgaaaatcttcttcatcatctggTATCTTAGAATTTTCCTTGCCACCGTTAACAATTTCATTATCAATTCGAGATGGTGGTAAAAAGGTTGAAAATAATACTCTGCCGCCACAAGACCCTTCTTTCCATAGGTGGACCAAAATTAAAGTAATTGATCTAACTTTTATTATAGGACATGAACTAGCCTTAATTATCTTGGTGACGGGAAGTCTTTTGGTCAAATATTTAATGGAAGAAGTATTCATAAACTGTTGTTTGTAAGATTCTTGAATTTGGTCAAGCAGATCCGGCATAAATTCgggatttttcttttcgttcCCTTCTAATGTTAGTGTGGAATTTGCTCTTGAATTTTCAGCCGATTTCAATTTATTATGAACGTTATTATAGGGTAATTCTTGTGATGAAATATTAGATAATTTTTGATCAAGCTTAAAAGGATGATTCCATAATATAGATTCCGGTGTTGCATCCTTGGACGGTTGAGCGGTATTATGCGTATGCGCCACGGGGGAGTCATCATTTATGACGTGTGTAGTGTCTATCAGATTTCCCCTAGGTTCCTCTGGAGTGTTTAGCCCGCTTGTGGCACGACTAGAGGTAGATCTAAATGATTTAAATTTTCTACTCAATAGAGAGCCAGAACTTTGAGTTCTAAAATATGGCTTTTTAGACACAGGCAAAGGTTGGACTAGCTCTAAAGAATCATCCATTGCCTTATCAGTTGGGAAATGCAAAAGCGGTTGCTCTTCTAAAGCTATAGTTTCCCCTGTTAGTGGCGTTGCAGGGGCCGAATTTGGAGGAGTTACAGAGGCGCTGACGCTTCCAATTGAGCCTAGTTTAAAAGTcgattttctctttttgtctttattattctttttcggTTCTGAGTTGTACCCTGTATCCAGTGTAAGTGGGCTGtttaaatctttctttttcgaaCTAAAGATGTTCTTCCTCAGAAGTTTATCCTTTTGAACTTCGTAGGATAtgaattcattgaaaagtGAATTGATAACGATTTTACCCAAATTATACCTCTCATCCGGGCTGACTTCAATATCGTTCACAATCTCATAATCTTTCAGTGCAGACCCATAAatttctgttttcaaaaattttggatttaTTTTCACAAATAGCATACCCACCTTAACGGAAACGGTACACCAGTGAGATAAAATCTCCTTTGATGTGTATTTCATTACGATATCATCAAAGGAACCTTCTGATGAGCTAAAA
It encodes:
- the DUF1 gene encoding Duf1p, producing the protein MNQLTVSYGLISPEYCTSQDAHILPITKILYPDIPGRNYFLTSGRDGSIILHKNAHLFNNVQPTSKANPASDDAIRMQVHSDWASDLIHVNMKCADSSTLDTFISVSHDFSIVLISLNTELTTWDKKIIGDHDDYIKCIVPIHHDTSHDFGIDEREDKYNKYDDYEERNNGIATDEQNYFIFATGGLDRKIKVWCINRGPEKIATLLHTFDNAQSNDTGSIYCMSPIISKYHSGNDQTARPFDLVAGDCNGDLIFYSCKDRKEIMRIGNAHMTNIKVVRTVNNSTRLVSTSSDGVINVWDLNCIWDEANGVFQAPNKIGSWSWDSSIWCVQGTSLDRLYFGDSHGNVMRANLSSYENAKLSRVFKSGQHQRHYEHEQQDTPNNLDPKVKKHGGILDIALLPDDKLLFSFCTDSNLNQLDLANNNFSVNEGGFALTRSSLLTNRRHVITENTKGETQRWDIVSCELLNTFSSSEGSFDDIVMKYTSKEILSHWCTVSVKVGMLFVKINPKFLKTEIYGSALKDYEIVNDIEVSPDERYNLGKIVINSLFNEFISYEVQKDKLLRKNIFSSKKKDLNSPLTLDTGYNSEPKKNNKDKKRKSTFKLGSIGSVSASVTPPNSAPATPLTGETIALEEQPLLHFPTDKAMDDSLELVQPLPVSKKPYFRTQSSGSLLSRKFKSFRSTSSRATSGLNTPEEPRGNLIDTTHVINDDSPVAHTHNTAQPSKDATPESILWNHPFKLDQKLSNISSQELPYNNVHNKLKSAENSRANSTLTLEGNEKKNPEFMPDLLDQIQESYKQQFMNTSSIKYLTKRLPVTKIIKASSCPIIKVRSITLILVHLWKEGSCGGRVLFSTFLPPSRIDNEIVNGGKENSKIPDDEEDFQTVDDDKLGQYEQIDGELGNRLNRRQIFEQLEENLPYWFAKALFRDIKTVEEQPKLNFLIMPWSAVGASETNDSGQNKKKDTNSPDSTESSTNDSSDSSVGNGNGTVSPSTQQQFHNMLKFGRSKTNEQELNPTDLPKISEANVKLVAPGMIRVKKIKLYVADRFETKTPEMKAKIEPYIWLDLLCKGQVLDNDMTLSTVRTLYWKSQGDIVLEYRRKVHSSPLVHEVNGNEGK